Proteins encoded together in one Mugil cephalus isolate CIBA_MC_2020 chromosome 16, CIBA_Mcephalus_1.1, whole genome shotgun sequence window:
- the LOC125022174 gene encoding nucleoside diphosphate kinase B-like yields MAELKERTFIAIKPDGVQRGIIGEIIKRFENKGFKLVGMKMLQASEDLLMQHYVDLKDRPFFPTLIGYMSSGPVVAMVWEGKGVVKTGRVMLGETNPADSKPGTIRGDFCIDVSKNIIHGSDSVESANKEVSLWFKPEELTTYTSCAFSWLY; encoded by the exons ATGGCTGAGCTGAAGGAGCGCACATTTATCGCCATCAAGCCCGATGGTGTGCAGAGGGGCATCATTGGAGAGATCATCAAGAGGTTTGAGAATAAGGGCTTCAAACTTGTCGGCATGAAGATGCTCCAG GCCTCTGAGGACCTCCTCATGCAGCACTACGTTGACCTGAAGGATAGGCCGTTCTTTCCTACCCTCATTGGTTACATGAGCTCTGGTCCAGTGGTTGCCATG GTGTGGGAAGGCAAGGGTGTGGTGAAGACGGGCAGGGTGATGCTAGGTGAGACCAACCCTGCTGATTCCAAGCCCGGAACCATCAGAGGAGACTTCTGCATCGACGTCAGCAA GAACATCATTCACGGCAGTGACTCAGTAGAGAGTGCCAACAAGGAGGTTTCCCTGTGGTTCAAACCAGAAGAGCTGACCACCTACACTAGCTGTGCCTTCAGCTGGCTCTACTGA